Below is a genomic region from Isosphaeraceae bacterium EP7.
CGTGTCAATCATGTGCACGCGCGAGGCTTCCACGATGCGCACGGCCCCGCTCGTCGGCGACGGCGCGTCGGGCAGAAACACGGTGCAGTACCCCGTCGGCAGGCGCTCGACCAGCAGGGCGAAGGCCCAACCCTCGTCCGTGGCCACGAGCGCGGGTGACACCGGGGGGTCCACGTGCAGGCCCGGGAATCGGCTCGCCGCGCCTCGCACGAGCAGATATCCCGGGAGCCGATAGAGCACACCTCGCTCCAGGTAATCGCTCCACAGCCGTCCCCGGCGCGTGCCCACGAAGAGGCCCGCGATCAGGAAGACCAGGACGATGGCGAAGATCGTCACGAGGTCTTCGCTCAGGATGCCAAAGAACCGTTCTTCCGGGAGCAGCCGCGCAACCGGCTGGAAGATCCGACGGAAGATCTGATAACCGTCGCGGCCCAGGATGGCGATGATCACGATCGGCACCAGGAACAATACGCCCCTCACGAGCGTGATCAGCAAAAACCGACCGAACTGACGCACCTTCGGACGAATCTCCATTTCGAGCTCCGATCTTCAGCGATCTCCCCGAAGGCCAGCCCGAAGTCTACGAAAACGGCCCCGGACTGAATACGATGCGGAGGATTGCGGTCGTGAACAATCCCCCGGTGCCGACGACCTCGGCGTCGAAAGTTCGACGGCGGCCCATGGGAATCGTCCCGGCCCAATCCCGGGGGTGATCGAATCCCCTCACCCCGACCCGGACACGACGTTTGCCCGCGCACGACAGAGCCCCGGCCGTCCCATTGAAGGACGGCCGGGGCCCCCGGTTCCATCGTCGATCGCCTCGATCGGTCGCGTCAGCTCACCAGCGACGGTAGCCGCGATACGGGTTGAAACCCGGGCGATAGCCGTAGACGGGCGGACGGTAGTAGTTGGCGTAGGGCGTCGCGGTCGAGTAGACGCCGCCCGGGGCCACGACCGTGGGGGCATATCCGCTGTAGCCCGAGCTGTAGTACGTGGTGCCGCCGGGATAGACGGTCGTTTGCTGCTGGACATAACCCTGGTTGCCGTATCCGTAGACCGGCGCGTATCCCTGGGTGTAGCCGGGATAAGCGTAGCCACGGCCGCCGATCACGCCATTGCTGTAACCGTAGGGGTTACCGCCGCCGACGCTGATCATCAACTGAGCGGACGAGGTCGCGTTGAGCGCCAGGACCAGGCCAAAGGCGAAGACGTACTTCTTCAGGCCAATCATTGCTGAAGCTCCCGAAATCTAGAGGTCGCCCGCTTGCGACGCCATTCGATACGTTCGTTGGCCGAGATAATCCGGCGACCACGGGCGGCCGGTCCGTCGTTTTAACACCGATATCAGCACGCCCCATACCGACATACGCCAGAAATCCCCACTTGGGACTACTTGCGGCGGAAATCCATCAAATATGCCCGATTCGAGGCAAGCTCGGCAGCCTGGGCCGACCCTCCGGCGCCCTTCCGACCGAACTCGGCACCGGGGGGGTGGAATGTGTTTGCGCATGATAAGGCAAGGAGCCGGCCGCCCCTGAGCCGCGAACCGTTGAGGATGGCCGCATCCCGGCTCGACCCGCGTCAGGCCCCGAGATCCGGCAACCCGCCCGATTCGCCCCACCTTCAGGGACAGTGCCGAGGATTCAGGTCCAATTCGCGGGTCGATCCTAGGGACAGCCGTTGCAGCCAGTCGAGTCCACGACCCTATTTTGGATGCCCAAAAACCAAATTCTCTCAAGCTAAAATCGAACTTGAGTTGGCCTTTGTTTCCCGTTAGGATAGTCGCGCGGTCCAGTCTGGAGTTGGATGGTGCGACCCTTGGGAGGGGCGATGAGTCGGATCGAGGAAGCGGGAGGGCGGCGGAGCCTGTCGGAAGTGCATGGGTCGGTGTCCGTGACGCATGCGAACCCTCTGAAACGGATGTACGCGTTCCTCGGGCCGGCCTATCTGGTGAGCGTCGGCTACATGGACCCGGGCAACTGGGCGACCGACCTGGAAGGGGGCGCACGCTTCGGCTACGCCCTGATCTGGGTGCTGCTGATGTCCAACCTCATCGCCGTGCTGCTCCAGACGCTCTCTGCCAGGCTTGGGGTGGTCACCGGCCACGACCTGGCCCAGGCCTGCCGCGCCGAGTACTCGCGCCGGGTGAACTTCGCCCTCTGGCTGATGGCCGAGGTGGCGATCGCCGCCACCGACCTGGCCGAGGTGCTGGGCACGATCATCGCCCTGAAGCTGCTCTTCGGCCTGCCGATGCTCTGGGGCTGCCTGATCACGGCGCTCGACACGTTCCTGCTGCTCTGGCTGCAGAAGTTCGGCATGCGGAGGATGGAAGCGTTCATCCTGGCGCTGGTCTGCACCATCGGCGCCTGCTTCCTGCTCCAGATCGTGCTGGCCCAGCCCGACTTCGGCCTGATCGTCGGCGGCCTGAGGCCGTCCCTCCCGCCCGGCGCCCTGTTCGTGGCCATCGGGATCCTGGGCGCCACGGTGATGCCGCACAACCTCTATTTGCACTCGGCCCTGGTCCAGTCGAGGCAGATCGGCCACGACCAGAAGAGCAAGGCGGTGGCCTGCAAGTACAACCTGATCGACACGGCCATCGCGCTGAACGCGGCCTTTTTCGTCAACGCGGCGATCCTGATCCTGAGCGCGGCGGTCTTCCACGCCAACGGCCAGAACGTGGCCAGCATCGAGGAAGCGTACAAGCTGCTGCCCACCTTTTTAGCCCCGGTGGCGCCCACCCTGTTCGGCATCGCGCTGCTGTGCGCCGGGCAGAGCTCAACGCTGACCGGGACGCTCGCCGGACAGATCGTGATGGAGGGCTACCTCGACCTGAAGGTGGCCCCCTGGCTCCGGCGCGTGGTCACGCGGTCGCTGGCGATCATCCCGGCAGTGGTCGTCATCTCGCTGACCGGCGAGGGCTCGACGCAGCAGTTGCTGGTGCTTAGCCAGGTGATCCTCAGCTTGCAGCTCTCCTTCGCGGTGATCCCCCTGATCCACTTCACGTCGGACGCCAAGAACATGGGGTCGTTCGCCACCCCCTGGTGGGGCAAGGCGCTCGCCTGGCTCTCGGCCGCCGCGATCGTGGGCCTCAACGGCAAGCTCGTCTTCGACCAGATCGACACCTGGATCGAGCTCGCGCGCAGCTCCAACCTGGCCCTGGGCCCCATCCCCGCCTGGTGGGCCGTTGCGGTCGCCCTCTACGGCCTGGCCGCCGCGGTCCTGGGCCTGCTCGCGTGGGTGACCCTGAAGCCCTGGCTTCAGCCGGCACCCGCCTGGACGCCCCAGCCCGCCATCGAGTTGGACTGGGCCGACGCCCTGCGCCCCCGGCCGCTGTCGACGATCGGCGTGGCCCTGGAGCACAACGCCAACGACGGCGAGATCCTCAACCGGGCCCTCAGCCTGGCCGCCGCAGGCAAGACGAGCCTGGTCCTGATCCACGTCGTGGACACCCCGATGACCCGAATCTACGGCGCCGAGACCGCCGACCGCGAGACCGAGGCCGACGAGCGCTACCTCGCCGAGGTCGTCCGCGTCCTCGAGCAGAAGGGCTACGACGCCCGGGCCGTCCTCCTCTACGGCCCCGACCGGGCCGGCGAGATCGTCGGCTACCTGAGGCGCACCCCTGTCGACCTCCTCGT
It encodes:
- a CDS encoding Nramp family divalent metal transporter — translated: MSRIEEAGGRRSLSEVHGSVSVTHANPLKRMYAFLGPAYLVSVGYMDPGNWATDLEGGARFGYALIWVLLMSNLIAVLLQTLSARLGVVTGHDLAQACRAEYSRRVNFALWLMAEVAIAATDLAEVLGTIIALKLLFGLPMLWGCLITALDTFLLLWLQKFGMRRMEAFILALVCTIGACFLLQIVLAQPDFGLIVGGLRPSLPPGALFVAIGILGATVMPHNLYLHSALVQSRQIGHDQKSKAVACKYNLIDTAIALNAAFFVNAAILILSAAVFHANGQNVASIEEAYKLLPTFLAPVAPTLFGIALLCAGQSSTLTGTLAGQIVMEGYLDLKVAPWLRRVVTRSLAIIPAVVVISLTGEGSTQQLLVLSQVILSLQLSFAVIPLIHFTSDAKNMGSFATPWWGKALAWLSAAAIVGLNGKLVFDQIDTWIELARSSNLALGPIPAWWAVAVALYGLAAAVLGLLAWVTLKPWLQPAPAWTPQPAIELDWADALRPRPLSTIGVALEHNANDGEILNRALSLAAAGKTSLVLIHVVDTPMTRIYGAETADRETEADERYLAEVVRVLEQKGYDARAVLLYGPDRAGEIVGYLRRTPVDLLVVGSHGHGLVRDLLFGQTVDKVRHSLEIPMLVARPDRTAGGPVVEGA